One part of the Paenibacillus silvisoli genome encodes these proteins:
- a CDS encoding class II fructose-bisphosphate aldolase, translating to MPLISSTDMLQRAREGRYAVAAFNVHTLEMLQAVTEAAAETESPLIIQSTVGTVKHLGPDYLAAAATVAANRTGLPIALHLDHCTDFNLIVQCIRAGYTSVMIDASMHPFEENVARTAKVMEVAAAAGVNVEAELGKVGGVEDDIVVDERDALLADPDECETFMARTGVHTLAPAIGTAHGIYKGTPNIDFKRIAAIAERVAAPLVLHGGSGIPAEQVKLAVSLGMAKMNIATELRIAFSDAIKKVFANRPDENDPRTYMVPAKQSVKQLAIEKMQLCGCIGKAAHAQLR from the coding sequence ATGCCGCTTATTTCATCGACCGACATGCTACAACGCGCAAGAGAAGGCCGCTATGCCGTAGCCGCATTCAACGTTCATACATTGGAAATGCTCCAGGCGGTTACGGAGGCAGCCGCAGAGACGGAGTCGCCGCTCATCATTCAATCGACTGTAGGTACCGTGAAGCATTTAGGGCCGGACTATTTGGCCGCCGCCGCTACCGTGGCCGCAAACCGGACGGGACTGCCGATTGCGCTGCATCTCGATCATTGCACCGACTTCAACCTAATCGTCCAATGCATCCGCGCCGGCTACACCTCCGTCATGATCGATGCTTCCATGCATCCGTTCGAGGAAAATGTTGCCCGCACCGCGAAGGTGATGGAGGTAGCGGCAGCCGCAGGCGTCAACGTTGAAGCGGAGCTTGGCAAGGTTGGCGGCGTCGAGGACGACATCGTCGTCGACGAACGGGATGCGCTGCTCGCCGACCCGGATGAATGCGAGACGTTCATGGCGCGAACCGGCGTCCACACGCTCGCGCCGGCTATCGGCACGGCGCACGGCATCTACAAAGGAACGCCGAACATCGATTTCAAGCGCATCGCTGCCATCGCGGAGCGGGTCGCTGCACCGCTCGTGCTGCACGGCGGCTCCGGCATTCCGGCCGAGCAAGTGAAGCTGGCGGTCTCGCTTGGGATGGCCAAGATGAATATCGCGACCGAGCTGCGCATCGCGTTCTCCGACGCGATCAAGAAGGTGTTCGCGAACCGGCCGGACGAGAACGACCCGCGCACCTACATGGTGCCGGCCAAGCAGTCCGTCAAGCAGCTCGCGATCGAGAAGATGCAGCTCTGCGGCTGCATCGGCAAAGCCGCGCACGCACAACTACGCTAA
- the copZ gene encoding copper chaperone CopZ encodes MTTTTLKVQGMSCGHCVNSVEGALTKLGAAGNVDLKSGSVTIEFDESKVTIDAIKEAIEDQGYEVEN; translated from the coding sequence ATGACAACCACTACTTTGAAAGTACAAGGGATGTCCTGCGGTCACTGTGTAAATTCTGTTGAAGGTGCGCTTACGAAGCTTGGAGCAGCTGGAAATGTTGATTTGAAATCCGGATCCGTTACCATTGAATTCGATGAGTCCAAAGTTACAATAGATGCGATTAAAGAAGCGATTGAAGATCAAGGCTATGAGGTTGAAAATTAA
- a CDS encoding LysR substrate-binding domain-containing protein, with protein MPAASFPISYVLIFRQRALPRFLATFLTPKGQSEIRLLHRVEEAIKSVQEPDFPSGPLTIDVVETVASTPSFIRALSDFQMKYSQVALSLVTGTSQQNYEKVLNRELDGAFFTGEFDLAPFKVAYEIREEVLLLTNADGHASPLELANVTWVVFPKRCPLRAASVDWLHRQGVHAANTIEVSNLDTMLNCVRAGIGYTILTESVIAEDDGRLRAHPVPERHRFVTTRLVTRKERLSSKAFEAFADCVREAGKRKRHQHT; from the coding sequence ATGCCGGCAGCTTCGTTTCCGATTTCGTACGTTCTTATTTTCCGCCAACGAGCGCTTCCCCGGTTTCTAGCAACGTTTTTAACCCCGAAAGGACAATCGGAAATCCGTTTATTGCATAGGGTGGAGGAAGCTATAAAATCCGTCCAAGAGCCTGATTTTCCGAGCGGTCCGCTTACAATCGACGTAGTAGAGACTGTTGCCTCCACGCCTTCTTTTATAAGAGCGTTATCCGATTTTCAAATGAAATACTCCCAAGTAGCGTTGTCTCTTGTCACCGGAACTTCGCAGCAAAATTACGAGAAAGTACTGAACCGCGAGCTGGACGGAGCTTTCTTCACAGGAGAATTCGATTTAGCCCCATTCAAGGTTGCTTATGAGATTCGGGAAGAGGTGCTTCTCCTGACGAACGCCGACGGACATGCTTCTCCTCTCGAGCTTGCGAATGTAACATGGGTCGTTTTTCCGAAGAGGTGCCCGTTGCGCGCCGCAAGCGTGGACTGGCTCCACAGGCAGGGAGTACATGCTGCCAATACCATTGAGGTGAGTAATCTGGATACGATGCTAAATTGCGTACGGGCAGGCATCGGTTACACAATTTTAACCGAATCTGTCATTGCTGAAGATGACGGACGATTAAGAGCGCATCCGGTGCCCGAACGACATCGTTTTGTCACAACGAGGCTGGTTACTCGTAAAGAACGGCTCAGCAGCAAAGCGTTTGAAGCCTTCGCAGATTGTGTCAGAGAGGCAGGAAAAAGAAAAAGACATCAACACACTTGA
- a CDS encoding GNAT family N-acetyltransferase, producing the protein MAELKRFIISIEIKALEKTLVDGEGESQFASLVRDRIENLKREGTWVHQFDDCLPASRIISSDLVIRSAATSDVDTIRDIYRRAALTNVKNEIDRDLSAAHPEWLAWDAAMLPFAHVAVVDGRVVGFASARPVDDFLELEDLFTDPDYMRQGVASALVADIASRGLRIENTANKYAKAKIASPQFRRLERRIGVCANNEELLSYLRKRLSHLREKKLVHFFQASETLYMKQGKIEELKDIINRIETGNFEYPDYT; encoded by the coding sequence ATGGCTGAGCTTAAGCGATTTATAATATCAATCGAGATTAAAGCATTAGAGAAAACGTTAGTTGACGGTGAAGGCGAGAGTCAGTTCGCTTCGCTAGTACGAGACAGGATCGAAAACCTCAAGCGAGAAGGAACATGGGTGCATCAGTTTGACGATTGTTTGCCCGCTTCACGAATCATATCGTCTGATCTCGTCATTCGGAGTGCGGCCACGAGCGACGTCGACACAATACGTGATATATATCGCAGAGCCGCACTGACAAACGTGAAAAACGAAATCGACCGCGATCTCTCCGCCGCTCATCCAGAGTGGCTCGCGTGGGACGCCGCGATGCTGCCGTTCGCGCATGTTGCTGTTGTTGATGGGCGGGTCGTCGGCTTCGCATCGGCGCGTCCGGTCGACGACTTCCTCGAACTCGAAGATCTGTTCACTGATCCTGACTATATGCGACAAGGCGTTGCCAGCGCGCTGGTCGCCGACATTGCGAGTCGCGGTTTGCGTATCGAGAATACCGCTAATAAATACGCAAAAGCGAAAATCGCGTCACCTCAATTTAGGCGACTTGAGAGGAGAATCGGAGTGTGTGCAAACAATGAAGAACTCTTGTCTTATTTACGCAAGAGATTATCGCATCTAAGGGAGAAAAAGCTCGTTCATTTTTTTCAAGCTAGTGAAACTTTATATATGAAACAGGGAAAAATTGAAGAACTCAAGGACATCATTAATCGAATAGAAACGGGCAACTTTGAATACCCAGACTATACTTAA
- a CDS encoding VOC family protein, giving the protein MGDQVINKHVKMLPTVKEEATVKSVACIEVPVTNMQRAVDFYVFQLGFYLNTTKNRLPIEPDNTEVFIYPASGVELMLVQTDGEERLAFNHKGRPNHILILEISEDIEKCQSRLGEAGIKTSPIKDSGGCGKSFDVYDPDGNFIKLWFGYSS; this is encoded by the coding sequence ATGGGCGACCAAGTAATCAATAAACATGTGAAGATGCTACCAACCGTGAAAGAAGAAGCAACAGTAAAATCAGTGGCTTGTATTGAAGTGCCAGTTACGAACATGCAGCGCGCAGTCGACTTCTATGTGTTTCAATTGGGTTTCTATCTGAATACCACTAAAAATCGGCTTCCTATTGAACCGGACAACACAGAGGTATTTATTTATCCTGCATCAGGCGTGGAACTCATGCTCGTACAAACGGATGGAGAAGAACGATTAGCTTTTAATCATAAAGGAAGACCTAATCATATTCTCATATTGGAAATTAGCGAGGACATTGAAAAATGTCAAAGCAGATTAGGTGAAGCTGGTATAAAGACCAGCCCAATCAAAGACAGCGGGGGATGCGGAAAATCTTTCGATGTCTACGACCCTGATGGGAATTTTATTAAGTTGTGGTTTGGATATTCAAGTTAA
- a CDS encoding ADP-ribosylglycohydrolase family protein, with amino-acid sequence MINRFQGSLIGLAIGDAIGTTVEFKEPGTFSKVTDMTGGGVFHLPKGSWTDDTSMALCLAESLISKKQFDPLDQMQRYVKWYRTGHLSSTGECFDIGNATVEALHRFERTGEPFSGSENKYSAGNGSIMRLAPVPLFFANDLYEAAKWSGISSKTTHSAKECVDACRLFGVMIAAAAKGMNKVDLLHPETFDHLWEHDPLAPKIYEVYQGSYKRLQPPDIQGSGYVVKSLEAALWAFYHGENFEEGVLSAVNLGNDADTTGAIYGQLAGAFYGVESMPKRWVEPLAMKELILDYATELHQSLN; translated from the coding sequence ATGATCAATCGATTCCAAGGCAGCCTTATTGGGTTAGCCATCGGTGATGCAATCGGCACGACCGTCGAGTTCAAGGAACCTGGGACGTTTTCGAAGGTCACAGATATGACTGGCGGGGGTGTCTTCCATCTGCCGAAAGGCAGTTGGACGGACGACACATCAATGGCACTATGCCTTGCCGAAAGTCTGATATCAAAAAAGCAGTTTGATCCCCTGGATCAGATGCAACGGTATGTAAAATGGTATCGCACGGGCCATCTAAGTTCCACTGGAGAATGCTTTGATATCGGAAATGCAACCGTTGAGGCGCTTCACAGGTTCGAGCGTACAGGCGAGCCATTTAGTGGTTCGGAAAATAAGTATTCAGCAGGCAATGGTTCCATCATGCGACTTGCTCCGGTGCCTTTATTTTTCGCTAATGATCTTTATGAGGCTGCGAAATGGTCCGGTATAAGCTCTAAAACTACACATTCAGCGAAGGAGTGCGTTGATGCTTGCAGGTTGTTCGGTGTTATGATAGCCGCAGCAGCAAAAGGAATGAATAAAGTGGATTTACTACATCCAGAGACTTTCGATCATCTATGGGAGCATGATCCTCTTGCTCCTAAAATATATGAGGTTTATCAAGGGTCATATAAACGGTTGCAGCCTCCAGACATTCAAGGCAGCGGGTATGTAGTGAAGTCGTTGGAAGCAGCGTTGTGGGCATTTTACCACGGGGAAAATTTCGAAGAAGGCGTACTGTCCGCCGTTAACCTTGGTAACGACGCAGATACTACAGGTGCCATATACGGTCAGCTAGCTGGTGCCTTTTATGGTGTAGAATCTATGCCTAAGCGTTGGGTAGAACCACTGGCAATGAAAGAATTAATTCTCGATTATGCCACCGAATTACACCAATCTTTAAACTAA
- a CDS encoding heavy metal translocating P-type ATPase — MERTEQQQTTIQIAGMTCAACANRIEKGLQKLEGVEQANVNFALEKASVSYDPMKVNVSEMEQKIEDLGYGISKDEVDLQLMGMTCAACASRIEKGLRKLAGVRSATVNFAAETAHVVFNANDVSVTDMIKKIDQLGYQAVRKEEVAEGNYKQREIRHKKIQFLVSAVLSLPLLWAMVGHFTFTSWMYVPEIFMNPWLQLILATPVQFMIGSQFYVGAYKALRNKSANMDVLVALGTSAAYFYSLYLTLQWATSTDTHHSPDMYYETSAILITLIILGKLFEALAKGRTSEAIKKLMSLQAKTATVVRDGQEIAIPIESVLIGDVVLVKPGEKIPVDGVVLEGQSAVDEAMLTGESMPVEKRAGEAVIGATVNKHGAMKVKATRVGKETALAQIIKVVEDAQGSKAPIQRIADSISGIFVPIVVGIAVVTFLLWFFFVSPGEFASALEKAIAVLVIACPCALGLATPTSIMAGSGRSAEFGILFKGGEHLESMHRVQTIILDKTGTVTKGKPELTDVQIEGMEEETALRLIGAAEKQSEHPLAEAIVEGIVAREIAIAAAEYFEAIPGYGVRAVVEGTEVLVGTRKLMHRENINYGQAGEMMEHYESEGKTAMLVAINSSFAGIVAVADTIKETSKEAVAALRQLGIEVIMITGDNKRTAAAIAERVGINHVLAEVLPEGKADEVKKLQAQGKKVAMVGDGINDAPALATADVGIAIGTGTDIAMEAADVTLMRGDLNSIVGAIQISRKTMANIKQNLFWALGYNALGIPIAAVGLLAPWVAGAAMALSSVSVVLNALRLQRVKL; from the coding sequence ATGGAAAGAACAGAGCAACAGCAAACGACGATTCAGATCGCCGGCATGACCTGCGCTGCATGCGCCAATCGGATCGAGAAGGGGCTTCAAAAGCTGGAAGGCGTTGAACAGGCGAATGTTAACTTCGCGCTCGAGAAAGCTTCTGTTAGTTATGACCCAATGAAAGTGAACGTATCCGAAATGGAACAAAAAATCGAGGATCTTGGATACGGCATCTCCAAGGACGAAGTTGATCTTCAATTGATGGGCATGACGTGCGCAGCATGCGCAAGCCGAATCGAAAAAGGGCTTCGTAAGCTCGCCGGCGTTCGCAGCGCCACCGTGAACTTTGCTGCGGAAACGGCCCATGTCGTATTCAATGCAAATGATGTATCTGTGACCGATATGATCAAGAAAATAGACCAACTCGGATACCAAGCGGTTCGCAAAGAAGAGGTCGCCGAAGGGAATTACAAGCAAAGAGAAATCCGACATAAAAAGATACAGTTTCTCGTGTCAGCTGTCCTTTCGCTCCCGCTCTTATGGGCGATGGTGGGCCACTTCACGTTCACGAGTTGGATGTACGTACCTGAAATCTTTATGAATCCTTGGTTACAGCTAATTCTAGCTACGCCCGTTCAATTCATGATCGGCAGTCAATTTTACGTAGGAGCTTATAAAGCTCTTCGCAATAAAAGCGCCAATATGGATGTGCTCGTTGCGCTTGGTACGTCTGCCGCTTATTTCTATAGCTTGTACTTAACGCTTCAATGGGCGACTTCGACGGATACTCACCATTCGCCGGATATGTACTATGAAACAAGCGCAATCCTCATCACGCTAATCATTTTAGGGAAACTATTCGAGGCTCTGGCGAAAGGCCGCACTTCGGAAGCCATCAAAAAATTAATGAGCTTACAAGCCAAAACAGCTACAGTCGTCAGGGACGGGCAAGAAATCGCGATCCCAATCGAGAGCGTTCTTATCGGAGATGTCGTTCTTGTGAAACCAGGAGAAAAAATCCCGGTCGATGGAGTCGTGCTTGAAGGTCAATCAGCAGTTGACGAGGCGATGCTAACGGGTGAAAGCATGCCGGTTGAAAAAAGAGCAGGAGAAGCCGTAATTGGCGCTACCGTTAATAAGCATGGAGCGATGAAAGTAAAAGCAACTCGAGTCGGTAAAGAAACGGCACTCGCACAAATCATTAAAGTGGTCGAAGATGCACAAGGATCGAAGGCGCCGATACAGCGCATTGCCGATTCGATCTCTGGGATTTTCGTGCCGATTGTCGTCGGAATTGCAGTCGTTACATTCTTATTATGGTTCTTTTTCGTTTCTCCTGGGGAGTTTGCTTCAGCTCTGGAAAAAGCAATTGCCGTGCTTGTCATCGCTTGCCCTTGTGCACTTGGTCTAGCCACGCCGACATCGATCATGGCCGGGTCGGGACGCTCAGCGGAGTTCGGCATCCTATTTAAAGGCGGAGAGCACCTAGAGTCGATGCATCGTGTACAGACGATTATTTTAGATAAGACAGGTACTGTGACGAAAGGCAAACCGGAACTAACAGATGTACAAATCGAGGGCATGGAGGAAGAGACTGCGCTCAGATTGATCGGTGCAGCGGAGAAACAATCTGAGCATCCGCTCGCTGAAGCAATCGTGGAAGGCATTGTTGCTAGAGAGATAGCCATTGCCGCGGCAGAATATTTCGAAGCTATTCCGGGTTATGGAGTACGTGCCGTTGTTGAGGGGACGGAAGTACTTGTGGGGACGCGTAAACTCATGCACCGCGAGAACATCAATTACGGTCAAGCCGGTGAAATGATGGAGCATTATGAATCAGAAGGCAAGACCGCTATGCTCGTCGCGATCAATTCCTCGTTTGCAGGTATCGTGGCGGTTGCAGATACAATCAAGGAAACTTCTAAAGAAGCGGTAGCAGCCTTACGGCAACTAGGCATCGAGGTCATCATGATTACCGGCGATAACAAGCGTACGGCAGCAGCGATTGCCGAAAGAGTCGGGATCAATCATGTCCTCGCGGAAGTACTTCCTGAAGGGAAGGCAGATGAAGTGAAAAAACTGCAAGCCCAAGGTAAAAAAGTGGCTATGGTTGGCGACGGCATTAACGATGCTCCCGCACTAGCTACAGCGGACGTAGGGATTGCGATAGGAACGGGTACAGACATTGCTATGGAGGCCGCCGATGTGACATTGATGCGCGGAGACCTCAACAGCATTGTTGGCGCAATCCAAATAAGCCGCAAAACGATGGCCAATATCAAGCAAAATCTGTTCTGGGCACTTGGGTATAATGCGCTTGGAATCCCTATCGCAGCAGTTGGCTTACTAGCTCCATGGGTAGCAGGAGCAGCGATGGCACTAAGCTCCGTTTCGGTTGTTCTGAATGCATTACGCTTGCAGCGAGTGAAGTTGTAG
- a CDS encoding DeoR/GlpR family DNA-binding transcription regulator: MQSKGEVRRTKMLKRIKESGKATIAELMESTESSIATVRRDLEALEKDNKIIRTIGGAIYDEGSGRNAELAFADKRFVSKEGKERIAASAAALVEEGDVICLTGGTTTFLIAKALKHHQNITVVTNAVNIAAELFDAEGVQVVVTGGVMRHKSYELIGPLAESVIEKLNITKMFLGVDGASREHGFTTHSELEARIAQLFIARASQIYAVYDQTKLQKTALFTIIPYDQVTGVITDDLSDTN; the protein is encoded by the coding sequence ATGCAATCGAAAGGCGAAGTACGCAGAACGAAAATGCTCAAGCGCATCAAGGAATCCGGCAAAGCGACGATCGCGGAGCTTATGGAGTCGACCGAAAGCTCCATTGCGACCGTCCGCCGTGATTTGGAGGCGCTCGAGAAGGATAACAAAATCATCCGAACGATCGGCGGGGCGATCTATGACGAGGGCAGCGGAAGGAACGCCGAGCTCGCTTTTGCCGACAAACGGTTTGTGAGCAAGGAAGGCAAGGAGCGCATTGCCGCCTCCGCTGCCGCATTGGTCGAAGAAGGCGATGTGATTTGCCTCACCGGCGGCACAACGACGTTCCTGATCGCCAAAGCGCTCAAGCATCATCAGAACATTACGGTGGTGACGAACGCGGTCAACATCGCGGCGGAGCTGTTCGATGCCGAAGGGGTGCAGGTCGTCGTTACGGGCGGCGTCATGCGGCATAAGAGCTACGAGCTGATCGGGCCGTTGGCAGAGAGCGTAATCGAGAAGCTCAATATTACGAAAATGTTCCTCGGCGTCGACGGCGCATCGCGCGAGCACGGCTTCACGACGCATTCCGAGCTCGAAGCGCGCATCGCCCAGCTGTTCATTGCGCGTGCCAGTCAGATCTACGCGGTCTATGATCAAACGAAGCTGCAGAAGACGGCGCTGTTCACCATCATTCCATACGATCAAGTGACCGGCGTCATTACCGACGATTTAAGCGATACGAACTGA
- a CDS encoding Gfo/Idh/MocA family protein, producing MIHAAVIGAGNRGMFGLGSYALRKPHEIKIVAVAEPNEERRSKFAAMYNIPPERQYESWEALLNQPKLCEALIIATMDREHYQPTMKALEVGYHILLEKPMSPDPKEALLMAEEAQRRNRILTICHSMRYSTYFSTVKRLLDQGAVGRMMTIQWTENVGFAHQAHSFVRGNWRNSGLSSPMLLQKCCHDLDYLKWIIGADCKSVSSYGSLSYFREENAPEGSTARCTDGCKVEHECPVSAIKLYLNEKDEWPQNVVSLEPTLEARLHALKHGPYGRCVYRCDNDVVDHQVVNLLFDNDVTVAFTMTAFTRDTSRSFKIMGTTGELLGHSGTNEIEIRHFNGRTEIIRPELLEGSHSGADTVLMQSFVRQVETESEGVSSGMESAHSHLLVFAAEQSRMTGKTVSFDKYIKQLKAN from the coding sequence ATGATCCATGCCGCAGTTATCGGAGCCGGCAACCGGGGCATGTTCGGGCTCGGCTCCTACGCGCTACGCAAGCCGCATGAAATCAAGATTGTCGCCGTGGCGGAGCCGAACGAGGAGCGTCGGAGCAAGTTCGCCGCCATGTACAACATTCCGCCGGAAAGGCAGTACGAAAGCTGGGAGGCGCTGCTGAACCAGCCGAAGCTATGCGAGGCGCTGATTATCGCCACGATGGACCGGGAGCATTATCAGCCGACGATGAAGGCGCTCGAGGTCGGCTATCATATTTTGCTGGAGAAGCCGATGTCGCCGGACCCGAAGGAAGCGCTGCTCATGGCGGAAGAGGCTCAGCGGCGCAACCGGATTTTGACCATCTGCCACAGCATGCGATACTCCACCTATTTCAGCACGGTAAAGCGGCTGCTCGATCAAGGCGCGGTCGGCCGGATGATGACGATCCAATGGACGGAGAACGTCGGCTTTGCGCATCAAGCGCACAGCTTCGTGCGGGGCAATTGGCGCAACAGCGGCCTGTCCAGTCCGATGCTGCTGCAGAAATGCTGCCATGATCTCGATTACTTGAAATGGATCATCGGCGCGGACTGCAAGAGCGTATCGTCCTACGGGAGCTTGTCTTATTTTCGCGAGGAGAATGCGCCGGAAGGGTCGACCGCCCGTTGTACCGACGGCTGCAAGGTCGAGCATGAATGTCCGGTATCGGCCATTAAGCTCTATTTGAACGAGAAGGACGAGTGGCCGCAAAATGTCGTCTCGCTCGAACCGACGCTGGAAGCGCGCCTGCATGCGCTGAAGCACGGACCGTACGGAAGATGCGTGTACCGCTGCGACAACGACGTGGTCGATCATCAGGTCGTCAACCTGCTGTTCGATAACGACGTAACCGTTGCTTTCACGATGACGGCGTTTACGCGGGACACCAGCCGTTCGTTCAAAATCATGGGAACGACCGGCGAGCTGCTTGGCCATTCGGGGACGAACGAAATCGAGATCCGCCACTTCAACGGCAGGACGGAAATCATTCGGCCAGAGCTGCTGGAGGGCTCGCATAGCGGCGCCGATACGGTGCTGATGCAAAGCTTCGTAAGACAGGTGGAAACGGAGAGCGAAGGGGTCAGCTCGGGCATGGAGTCCGCGCACAGCCACCTGCTGGTCTTCGCCGCGGAGCAATCGCGCATGACTGGCAAGACGGTCAGCTTCGATAAGTATATTAAGCAGCTGAAGGCGAACTAA
- a CDS encoding metal-sensitive transcriptional regulator, with product MEQPIEEQPVSCHTDCSDRKSHHSDTVKSNLTSRLNRIEGQIRGLKGMIDKDTYCDDVLNQIAAVQSALNSVGKLLLEHHMNSCVIERIQEGDHEVIKELMVTMNKLMK from the coding sequence ATGGAACAACCGATAGAAGAACAACCCGTAAGCTGCCATACTGACTGTAGCGATCGGAAAAGTCATCATTCAGATACTGTGAAGAGCAATTTAACTTCACGTTTAAATCGAATTGAAGGCCAAATCCGTGGCTTGAAGGGTATGATCGATAAGGACACCTATTGTGATGATGTATTAAATCAGATCGCTGCCGTTCAATCTGCCCTGAATAGCGTTGGCAAGCTGCTGCTTGAACACCATATGAATAGCTGCGTGATCGAACGAATTCAAGAAGGCGATCATGAGGTCATCAAAGAGCTGATGGTTACAATGAATAAATTGATGAAATAA
- a CDS encoding SIS domain-containing protein, with protein MSLTYGEIKSQYAALQQTYDYMLRNRAAIEEFVRSQGKSSVTFIGCGSSYTLSVSAAFSFRLRAGLPASALAGGDLLLNADAYAPLLRDTLLIAPSRSGTTSEIVEAVRLLKAGGDAPVLALSCVEGSALADIADFTLSLPWAFDHSVCQTRTVTNLYTANLMLAAFLGHDEAVIADIGTAIAQGEAYMSRVEAAIREVSDYAWTNAVILADGELNGLAAEGAIALTEIAKVQAHAYHLLDVRHGPMVTVGPDTLVIAHLTDRGAEHQRKLMGDIRARGAKVIAFGDASVAIAEPDVDLAIVTDSPLSLPVQGIPLLFLPQIVALSSAERQGFNPDEPEGLTAWVKL; from the coding sequence ATGAGCTTGACCTATGGAGAGATCAAATCGCAATACGCGGCTTTGCAGCAAACGTACGACTATATGCTTCGCAACCGCGCCGCCATCGAGGAGTTTGTCCGTTCGCAAGGAAAAAGCTCGGTTACGTTCATCGGCTGCGGCTCGAGCTATACGTTAAGCGTTTCGGCTGCTTTTTCTTTCCGCTTGCGTGCCGGACTGCCCGCATCCGCGCTCGCCGGCGGCGACTTGCTGCTAAATGCCGATGCGTATGCGCCGCTGCTCCGCGATACGCTGCTGATTGCGCCGTCCCGTTCGGGCACGACGTCTGAAATCGTCGAAGCGGTCCGGCTGCTCAAAGCCGGCGGCGACGCTCCCGTGTTGGCGCTATCCTGTGTCGAAGGCTCTGCGCTGGCAGATATCGCGGATTTCACGCTTTCGCTGCCATGGGCGTTCGATCACAGCGTTTGCCAGACGCGGACCGTCACGAATTTATATACCGCGAATTTAATGCTTGCCGCTTTTCTCGGCCATGACGAAGCCGTCATCGCGGATATTGGCACCGCCATTGCGCAAGGCGAAGCCTATATGAGCCGCGTCGAGGCCGCCATTCGCGAGGTCAGCGACTATGCGTGGACGAACGCCGTCATTCTCGCCGACGGCGAGCTGAACGGCCTGGCAGCTGAAGGCGCCATCGCGCTGACGGAGATCGCCAAGGTACAGGCTCATGCCTATCATCTGCTCGACGTGCGGCATGGACCGATGGTGACGGTCGGACCGGATACGCTCGTGATCGCGCATCTTACGGATCGCGGCGCCGAGCATCAACGGAAGCTGATGGGCGATATCCGAGCCCGCGGAGCGAAAGTGATCGCGTTCGGCGATGCGTCCGTGGCGATTGCGGAGCCCGATGTCGACCTGGCTATTGTGACGGACTCCCCGCTCTCGCTGCCGGTTCAGGGGATTCCGCTTCTGTTCCTTCCGCAGATCGTCGCCCTTTCCAGCGCGGAGCGGCAAGGGTTCAATCCCGATGAGCCGGAAGGCTTGACGGCTTGGGTGAAGCTGTAA
- a CDS encoding RNA polymerase sigma factor — translation MAYSQETGIEELIRLVKAGNTDAFRHVIENYRLPLYRYVYHMLQSREEAEDAVQDVFLQVLKNVEKYSLHISFTAWLYKIAYRHCLNLIRKRNGLISRLHLFHRPAVTPDYDSKLRVNELLRELTLEEKQIVLLRVVEEMTFEEISEILECKPATVRKRFERTRNKLKRKYVIEEVKNVEQGTWSSIAPER, via the coding sequence ATGGCATACAGTCAGGAAACTGGTATCGAGGAATTGATTAGGCTGGTTAAGGCAGGGAATACGGATGCATTTAGGCATGTGATAGAAAACTATCGGTTACCTTTGTATCGTTATGTCTATCATATGTTGCAAAGCCGGGAGGAGGCCGAGGATGCAGTTCAAGACGTTTTTCTGCAAGTGTTAAAAAATGTGGAGAAATATTCACTACATATTTCATTTACCGCATGGTTGTACAAGATTGCCTACCGGCATTGTTTGAACTTGATTCGAAAGCGCAATGGCCTTATTTCCCGATTGCATCTGTTTCACCGGCCAGCAGTTACGCCAGACTACGATTCGAAACTAAGAGTGAACGAACTGCTGCGCGAATTGACGTTAGAAGAGAAGCAGATCGTGCTGTTACGGGTTGTTGAGGAAATGACTTTTGAAGAGATTAGTGAGATTCTCGAATGCAAACCAGCGACTGTGCGTAAACGGTTCGAACGAACGAGAAATAAACTGAAGCGCAAATATGTAATCGAGGAGGTAAAAAACGTTGAGCAAGGAACTTGGTCTTCCATCGCACCGGAACGATGA